Proteins encoded within one genomic window of Bradyrhizobium sp. 186:
- a CDS encoding glutathione S-transferase family protein, with protein MQIYGDINSGNCLKVKWVCDKLALTYDWIDIDTRKGETRTPQFLKMNGAGQVPTVELDDGRTLAQSNAIIRYLARGSTLIPHDAFTAAKMDEWLFWEQYSHEPYIAVCRFQLVYLGKDVSELDPEKVKRGYAALDRMEQHLAASRFLAGDLISLADVSLLAYTRVAHEGGFDLGRYADVRRWIGEAEAYLGLAPAR; from the coding sequence ATGCAGATCTACGGCGATATCAACTCCGGAAATTGTCTGAAGGTGAAGTGGGTCTGCGACAAGCTCGCATTGACCTACGACTGGATCGACATCGATACGCGCAAGGGCGAGACGCGCACGCCGCAATTCCTGAAGATGAACGGCGCCGGCCAGGTCCCGACCGTCGAGCTCGACGACGGCCGCACGCTGGCGCAGTCCAATGCCATCATCCGCTATCTCGCGCGCGGCAGCACGCTCATCCCGCACGACGCCTTCACTGCCGCCAAGATGGACGAATGGCTGTTCTGGGAGCAGTACAGCCACGAGCCCTATATCGCAGTGTGCCGCTTCCAGCTGGTCTATCTCGGCAAGGACGTCTCCGAGCTCGATCCGGAGAAGGTCAAGCGCGGCTATGCGGCGCTCGACCGCATGGAGCAACATCTTGCGGCGAGCCGCTTCCTCGCCGGTGACCTGATTTCGCTCGCTGACGTCTCGCTGCTGGCCTATACGCGTGTCGCGCATGAAGGCGGCTTCGATCTCGGCCGCTATGCGGACGTGCGGCGCTGGATCGGCGAAGCCGAGGCCTATCTTGGTCTTGCGCCGGCGCGTTGA
- a CDS encoding outer membrane beta-barrel protein, producing the protein MRRLMLAAAMLGTGSAAQAADMPDLPILRGGFTDGLSKTSHNWDGVYAGGTVGYSSASTDFSQSVVGLTNFIFRDSVLQQPTSTWSLMNKTTTQSTNFGAFLGRNWQWYDAVLGLEGTYSYFNKISTSTSGSNSLDIVNPPGDVQPTGVTNHYLTTLTGTAAAQVKDMVTLRGRVGWDGGDFMPYMFAGAALGRMDVSRTVTSDVKLRQDATVTDGLGNVITITGTPMDVPAQSQTQSQHRTNNFVVGWTAGFGLEYCLWEGLFARVEYEYVKFSPVMNTSVTLNNARLGLGYKF; encoded by the coding sequence ATGCGTAGGCTGATGTTGGCGGCGGCGATGTTGGGGACGGGGTCTGCCGCGCAAGCGGCCGATATGCCCGATCTGCCCATCCTGCGCGGCGGCTTCACCGACGGCCTGTCGAAGACGTCGCACAACTGGGATGGCGTCTATGCCGGCGGCACCGTCGGCTACTCGTCCGCGTCGACCGACTTCAGCCAAAGCGTCGTCGGACTGACCAACTTCATCTTCCGCGACAGCGTGCTCCAGCAGCCAACGTCGACGTGGTCGCTCATGAACAAGACTACGACGCAAAGCACCAATTTCGGAGCCTTCCTCGGGCGCAACTGGCAATGGTACGATGCCGTTCTAGGTCTCGAGGGCACCTATAGCTATTTCAACAAGATTTCCACGTCGACGTCGGGCTCCAACTCGCTCGATATCGTCAACCCGCCTGGCGACGTCCAGCCCACCGGCGTGACTAACCACTATCTCACGACATTGACCGGCACCGCCGCGGCGCAGGTCAAGGACATGGTCACGCTCCGCGGGCGCGTGGGTTGGGACGGCGGCGATTTCATGCCTTACATGTTCGCCGGCGCGGCGCTAGGCCGCATGGACGTCTCCCGCACCGTGACGAGCGATGTGAAGCTGCGTCAGGATGCGACGGTGACGGATGGATTGGGCAACGTCATCACAATCACCGGAACGCCGATGGACGTTCCGGCGCAGTCGCAGACGCAGTCTCAGCACAGGACCAACAATTTCGTGGTCGGCTGGACCGCCGGTTTCGGACTGGAATATTGCTTGTGGGAAGGATTGTTCGCACGGGTGGAATACGAATACGTGAAATTCTCTCCCGTCATGAACACGTCGGTGACGCTGAACAACGCGCGTCTCGGGCTCGGCTACAAGTTCTGA
- a CDS encoding outer membrane beta-barrel protein: MRSVKSLLAAGAATLISSMAFAADMPIAAPPPMYAPPAPPADFGGWYLRGDVGMTNQSAKRIDSATAQAFPTQTVGLGFDSSPLFDLGVGYRFNNWFRADVIGQYRGKANLHGADNVIAPGFVGSDNYSGSKSEWVVMANAYVDLGTWWCITPFIGAGVGGSYNKLSGFRDDGVQIAAGVPSNSVTYFADNGKWNLAWAAHAGLAYKVSPGFTVELAYSYMDLGDAAPGNFRAYDNSISGASTIKVKDITSHDVKLGVRWELNSPPAYMPPLVTKG, encoded by the coding sequence ATGCGTAGCGTTAAGTCTCTCCTTGCCGCGGGTGCGGCAACCCTGATTTCGTCGATGGCGTTCGCCGCCGATATGCCGATCGCCGCACCGCCTCCGATGTACGCGCCGCCGGCGCCCCCCGCCGACTTCGGCGGCTGGTATCTGCGCGGCGACGTCGGCATGACCAATCAGAGCGCCAAGCGCATCGACAGCGCGACCGCGCAGGCATTCCCGACCCAGACCGTGGGTCTCGGCTTCGACTCTTCGCCGCTGTTCGACCTCGGCGTCGGCTATCGCTTCAACAACTGGTTCCGCGCCGACGTGATCGGCCAGTATCGCGGCAAGGCCAATTTGCACGGCGCGGACAACGTCATTGCGCCCGGCTTTGTCGGGTCTGACAATTATAGCGGCAGCAAGTCCGAGTGGGTCGTTATGGCCAACGCTTATGTCGATCTCGGCACCTGGTGGTGTATCACGCCGTTCATCGGCGCCGGTGTCGGCGGCTCCTACAACAAGCTCAGCGGCTTCCGTGACGATGGCGTGCAGATCGCTGCCGGCGTGCCCTCCAACAGCGTGACCTACTTCGCCGACAACGGGAAGTGGAACCTCGCCTGGGCCGCCCATGCCGGTCTCGCCTACAAGGTCAGCCCCGGCTTCACGGTCGAACTGGCCTACAGCTACATGGATCTCGGCGATGCGGCGCCCGGCAACTTCCGCGCCTACGACAACAGCATCTCCGGCGCGTCCACGATCAAGGTCAAGGACATCACCTCGCACGACGTGAAGCTCGGCGTGCGCTGGGAGCTCAACAGCCCGCCGGCCTACATGCCGCCGCTCGTCACCAAGGGCTGA
- a CDS encoding MFS transporter: protein MNKPVVVSEETLTEPVVVSDVAPAAAKATVVKAAAGPAYIVLAGISFSHFLNDTMQSLIASVYPILKDTYALDFAQIGMITLAFQFTASLLQPVVGHYTDKKAQPYSLSIGMASTFFGLLLLSAAHQYLVILVAAALVGLGSAVFHPESARIARLASGGRYGFAQSVFQLGGSFGTSMGPILAALIVVPFGQGSIAWFSSIAFLAIVILWRIGRWYEPQIKAKKTAVAHAHPDAPNSRRVAVALAVLVALLFSKQLYVSSLSSYYIFYLIDRFGVSTQAAQIYLFIFLAANAVGAFLGGPLGDRFGRKIVIWISILGALPFTLALPYAGLAGSAVLSVIIGLIISSTTSSIIVFAQELVPHRFGMISGVFFGVAFGIGGLGAAVLGKLADHTSIEFVYQVCAYLPAIGLLAVFLPKLPRHAR, encoded by the coding sequence TTGAACAAGCCTGTCGTCGTCTCCGAGGAAACGCTGACCGAGCCGGTCGTCGTCAGCGACGTTGCGCCGGCCGCGGCCAAGGCGACCGTAGTCAAGGCGGCCGCGGGGCCGGCCTATATCGTGCTCGCCGGCATCAGCTTCTCGCACTTCCTCAACGACACCATGCAGTCGCTGATCGCCTCGGTGTATCCGATCCTGAAGGACACCTACGCGCTCGACTTCGCGCAGATCGGCATGATCACGCTGGCCTTCCAGTTCACGGCCTCGCTGCTTCAGCCGGTGGTCGGGCACTACACCGACAAGAAGGCGCAGCCCTATTCGCTGTCGATCGGCATGGCCTCGACCTTCTTCGGCCTGCTGCTGCTCAGCGCCGCGCATCAGTATCTCGTCATCCTCGTTGCGGCCGCCCTAGTCGGTCTCGGCTCGGCGGTGTTCCACCCCGAATCCGCGCGCATCGCGCGGCTTGCGTCGGGCGGCCGCTACGGTTTTGCGCAATCGGTGTTCCAGCTCGGCGGCAGCTTCGGCACCTCGATGGGGCCGATATTGGCCGCGCTCATCGTCGTGCCGTTCGGGCAGGGCAGCATCGCCTGGTTCTCCTCGATCGCGTTCCTCGCGATCGTCATCCTCTGGCGCATCGGCCGCTGGTATGAACCGCAGATCAAGGCGAAGAAGACCGCGGTGGCGCACGCCCATCCGGACGCGCCGAATTCGCGCCGCGTCGCGGTCGCGCTTGCCGTACTGGTGGCGCTTTTGTTCTCAAAACAGCTCTACGTGTCGAGCCTGTCGAGCTACTACATCTTCTACCTGATCGACCGTTTCGGCGTGTCGACGCAGGCCGCGCAGATATATCTCTTCATCTTCCTCGCGGCGAACGCGGTCGGCGCGTTTCTCGGCGGACCGCTCGGCGACCGCTTCGGCCGCAAGATCGTGATCTGGATCTCGATCCTCGGCGCGCTGCCGTTCACGCTGGCGCTGCCCTATGCAGGGCTCGCCGGCAGCGCGGTGCTCAGCGTCATCATCGGCCTGATCATCTCCTCGACGACGTCGTCGATCATCGTGTTCGCGCAGGAGTTGGTGCCGCACCGCTTCGGCATGATCTCAGGCGTGTTCTTCGGCGTCGCCTTCGGCATCGGTGGCCTGGGCGCGGCCGTGCTCGGCAAGCTCGCCGATCACACCTCGATCGAGTTCGTCTACCAGGTCTGCGCCTACCTTCCGGCGATCGGCCTGCTCGCGGTGTTCTTGCCGAAGCTGCCGCGGCACGCGCGTTAA
- the glmM gene encoding phosphoglucosamine mutase — MSRKYFGTDGIRGRANGLITPELALKVGQAAGLAFQRGDHRHRVVIGKDTRLSGYMIEYAMVAGFTSVGMDVLLVGPMPTPAVAMLTKSMRADLGVMISASHNLFEDNGIKLFGPQGFKLSDDVEKQIELLLDESLDKRLAQSASLGRARRIDGVHDRYIEFAKRTLPRDLSLDGLRVVVDCANGAAYKVVPEALWELGADVVPIGVEPDGFNINKECGSTSPEALSKKVREMRADIGIALDGDADRVILVDERGHLVDGDQLLAVIAQSWKEDGRLSRPGIVATVMSNLGLERFLKGHGLDLVRTPVGDRYVLEQMLNGGYNLGGEQSGHIILSDYATTGDGFVAALQVLAVVQKLRRPVSEVCHRFDPLPQILKNVRYKGGKPLDDSDVKSAISDGENRLNGHGRLLIRSSGTEPVIRVMGEGEDRILVEDVVDAIVSALGQAAA; from the coding sequence ATGAGCCGCAAATATTTCGGGACTGACGGGATTCGGGGCCGTGCCAACGGACTGATCACGCCGGAGCTCGCCCTCAAGGTCGGCCAGGCCGCAGGCCTCGCGTTTCAGCGCGGTGACCACCGCCATCGGGTCGTGATCGGCAAGGACACGCGCCTGTCCGGCTACATGATCGAATATGCGATGGTGGCGGGCTTCACCTCCGTCGGCATGGACGTGCTGCTGGTCGGCCCGATGCCGACGCCCGCGGTCGCGATGCTGACCAAGTCGATGCGCGCCGATCTCGGCGTCATGATCTCGGCCTCGCACAATCTGTTCGAGGACAACGGCATCAAGTTGTTCGGCCCGCAGGGCTTCAAGCTTTCCGACGACGTCGAGAAGCAGATCGAGTTGCTGCTGGACGAATCCCTCGACAAGCGGCTGGCGCAGAGCGCGAGTCTCGGCCGCGCCCGCCGCATCGACGGCGTGCATGACCGCTACATCGAATTCGCCAAGCGCACGCTGCCGCGCGATTTGTCGCTGGATGGCCTGCGCGTCGTGGTCGATTGCGCCAATGGCGCCGCCTACAAGGTGGTGCCCGAAGCGCTGTGGGAGCTGGGTGCGGACGTCGTGCCGATCGGCGTCGAGCCCGACGGCTTCAACATCAACAAGGAATGCGGCTCGACCTCGCCGGAAGCGCTGTCGAAGAAGGTGCGCGAGATGCGCGCCGACATCGGCATTGCGCTCGATGGCGACGCGGATCGCGTCATCCTGGTCGACGAGCGCGGCCATCTCGTCGACGGCGACCAGTTGCTCGCAGTGATCGCGCAAAGCTGGAAGGAAGACGGACGGCTGTCGCGGCCCGGTATCGTCGCGACCGTGATGTCCAATCTCGGGCTCGAGCGTTTCCTGAAAGGGCACGGGCTCGATCTCGTGCGCACGCCGGTCGGCGACCGCTACGTGCTCGAGCAGATGCTGAACGGCGGCTACAATCTCGGCGGCGAGCAGTCCGGCCATATCATCCTGTCCGACTATGCCACCACCGGCGACGGCTTCGTTGCTGCATTGCAGGTGCTGGCGGTGGTGCAGAAGCTGCGCCGGCCCGTCTCCGAGGTCTGCCACCGCTTCGATCCGCTGCCGCAGATCCTGAAGAACGTCCGCTACAAGGGTGGCAAGCCGCTCGACGATTCCGACGTCAAGTCGGCGATCTCCGACGGCGAGAACCGGCTCAACGGCCACGGCCGGCTGCTGATCCGCTCCTCCGGCACCGAGCCTGTGATCCGCGTCATGGGCGAGGGCGAGGACCGTATCCTGGTCGAGGACGTCGTCGACGCCATCGTCTCCGCGCTCGGCCAGGCGGCGGCTTAG
- a CDS encoding alpha-hydroxy acid oxidase, producing MKHITCIDDLRTLHQRRVPKAFFDYCDRGSYAEETLRANRDDMQGVKFRQRILVDVSSRDTSTTILGEPSTMPLVLAPVGLLGMQHGDGEIHACRAAQAAGIPFTQSTMSICSIEDIAANVEKPFWFQLYVMKDRGFIKELIERAMAAKCSALVLTVDLQVIGQRHQDIKNGMTVPPEWSLSKLIDFATKPAWVSGVLQGKRRTFGNLAGHLKVSDDITSLSTWINSQFDTSLNWKDVEWVRSIWPGKLIIKGILDVEDAELAAKTGAQALVVSNHGGRQLDGAPSSIEVLPEIADAVGSKMEIMFDGGIRSGQDVMRALALGAKSCMIGRAYAYGLGAGGHAGVAKAIDIIQKELLTTMGLCGVNKIDEIDDHIIAV from the coding sequence ATGAAGCACATCACCTGTATCGACGATCTTCGCACACTGCATCAGCGCCGCGTGCCGAAGGCGTTCTTCGATTATTGCGACCGCGGCTCCTATGCCGAGGAAACGCTGCGTGCCAACCGCGACGATATGCAGGGCGTCAAGTTTCGCCAACGCATCCTGGTCGATGTCTCCAGCCGCGACACCTCGACCACCATTCTCGGCGAGCCCTCGACCATGCCGCTGGTGCTCGCGCCGGTGGGCCTTCTGGGCATGCAGCACGGCGACGGCGAGATTCACGCCTGCCGCGCCGCGCAGGCCGCCGGCATCCCGTTCACGCAATCGACGATGTCGATCTGCTCGATCGAGGACATCGCCGCCAATGTCGAGAAGCCGTTCTGGTTCCAGCTCTATGTGATGAAGGACCGCGGCTTCATCAAGGAGCTGATCGAGCGCGCGATGGCGGCCAAGTGCAGCGCGCTCGTGCTCACCGTCGATCTCCAGGTGATCGGCCAGCGCCACCAGGACATCAAGAACGGCATGACGGTGCCGCCGGAATGGTCGCTGTCGAAGCTGATCGATTTCGCCACCAAGCCGGCCTGGGTGTCGGGCGTGCTGCAGGGCAAGCGCCGCACCTTCGGCAATCTCGCCGGTCATCTGAAGGTCAGCGACGACATCACGTCGCTGTCGACCTGGATCAACTCGCAGTTCGACACCTCGCTGAACTGGAAGGACGTCGAGTGGGTCCGCAGCATCTGGCCGGGCAAGCTCATCATCAAGGGCATCTTGGACGTCGAGGACGCCGAGCTCGCCGCGAAAACCGGCGCGCAGGCGCTGGTGGTGTCCAACCATGGCGGCCGCCAGCTCGACGGCGCGCCGTCTTCGATCGAGGTGCTGCCCGAGATCGCTGACGCGGTTGGCTCGAAGATGGAGATCATGTTCGACGGTGGCATCCGCTCCGGCCAGGACGTGATGCGCGCGCTCGCGCTCGGCGCAAAGTCCTGCATGATCGGCCGCGCCTATGCCTACGGCTTAGGTGCCGGCGGCCATGCCGGCGTCGCCAAGGCGATCGACATCATCCAGAAAGAGCTGCTCACGACCATGGGCCTGTGCGGCGTCAACAAGATCGACGAGATCGACGATCACATCATTGCGGTGTGA
- a CDS encoding shikimate dehydrogenase has translation MVPKAPAACLIGWPAAHSRSPLIHHYWLRTLGIAGGYVIEAVPPEDLRDFVLRLSLRGFAGANVTIPHKEGVLALSMPDARAKAVGAANTLWFADGELRSTNTDVEGFINNLDASAPGWDRAEQALVLGAGGSSRAVVFGLLERGFSRVHLANRTMARAEALASEFGPNVQPVTWDGINDVLPRAKLLVNTTSLGMHGQPSLDVDVARLPQAAVVADLVYVPLVTPLLAAAKARGLKTADGLGMLLHQAVRGFELWFGRKPEVTAELRELVEADLTKT, from the coding sequence ATGGTGCCCAAGGCTCCCGCAGCCTGCTTGATCGGATGGCCGGCGGCGCATTCACGCTCGCCGCTGATCCATCATTACTGGTTGCGCACGCTGGGCATCGCGGGCGGCTATGTCATCGAGGCGGTCCCGCCCGAGGATCTGCGCGACTTCGTGCTGCGGCTGTCGCTGCGCGGCTTCGCCGGCGCCAACGTCACCATTCCGCACAAGGAAGGCGTGCTGGCGCTGTCGATGCCGGATGCGCGCGCAAAGGCCGTGGGCGCCGCCAACACGCTGTGGTTCGCGGATGGCGAGCTCCGCTCGACTAATACCGACGTCGAGGGTTTCATCAACAATCTCGACGCCAGCGCGCCCGGCTGGGATCGGGCTGAACAGGCGCTCGTGCTTGGGGCCGGCGGCTCCTCGCGCGCGGTCGTGTTCGGCCTGCTCGAACGCGGCTTCAGTCGCGTGCATCTGGCCAACCGTACGATGGCACGGGCGGAGGCACTCGCAAGCGAGTTCGGGCCGAACGTGCAGCCCGTTACATGGGACGGGATCAACGACGTGCTGCCGCGCGCAAAACTTCTCGTGAACACGACCTCGCTCGGGATGCACGGCCAGCCTTCACTCGATGTTGATGTGGCAAGGCTGCCACAGGCGGCCGTCGTCGCCGATCTCGTCTATGTCCCCCTGGTGACCCCGCTGCTTGCGGCGGCGAAGGCGCGTGGTTTGAAGACCGCCGACGGGCTCGGCATGCTCTTGCATCAGGCGGTGCGCGGTTTCGAGCTATGGTTCGGCCGAAAGCCAGAGGTCACGGCAGAGCTGCGTGAGCTGGTCGAGGCCGATCTCACAAAGACTTGA
- a CDS encoding YoaK family protein, whose amino-acid sequence MSGNSTRLGVSLAETDWPQAASALGLIALFVAGAAAGSLVVLGGGAERQPWLLLIEAVLLAGAGLCHAYGLPGLAIAGIVLAMGLENAVFQIQGGAGLDLTSPMSGSISPRSGRWYNAGVERDRGRGDAALARLTEPAGREMDRLPRSLREG is encoded by the coding sequence ATGAGCGGCAACTCCACGCGGCTGGGCGTGAGCCTTGCGGAAACCGATTGGCCGCAGGCTGCCAGCGCTCTGGGTCTGATCGCGCTGTTCGTGGCCGGAGCTGCGGCCGGCAGCCTCGTGGTGCTTGGCGGCGGCGCCGAGCGGCAGCCCTGGCTGCTCCTGATCGAGGCAGTGCTGCTTGCCGGTGCCGGACTTTGCCATGCGTACGGGCTGCCTGGCCTCGCGATTGCCGGGATCGTGCTTGCGATGGGCCTGGAGAATGCCGTGTTCCAGATCCAGGGCGGCGCGGGGCTCGATCTTACCTCGCCTATGTCCGGATCAATCTCGCCGCGATCTGGCCGCTGGTACAATGCTGGCGTTGAGCGCGATCGTGGCCGTGGCGATGCGGCGCTCGCGCGCTTGACAGAGCCGGCTGGACGCGAAATGGATCGCCTCCCACGCTCCCTGAGGGAAGGATAA
- a CDS encoding elongation factor G yields MGQDVRSPRGPRCIALVGPFQSGKTTLLEAILARTGAIPRAGSVDAGTSVGDASAEARLHKMTVGLTAVTTSFMGDSYTFLDCPGSVEFAHDMRAALPAVDAAVVVCEADEKKLPQLQIILRELEELKVPRFLFLNKIDRANKRIRETLATLQPASRVPLVLRQIPIWKDELIEGFVDLALERAFIYREHKASEVIALKGGDLDREKEARFSMLEKLADHDDALMEQLLEDIQPPRDAVFDDLARELREGLICPVLLGAAARENGVLRLMKALRHEAPGIAETAKRLGVPESKDALGYVFKTLHSQHGGKLSLTRLLAGHLDDGATLQSSSGGASRVAGILAVNGAYDTKRAAAEAGDTVALGKLDPIKTGDTVSNGKTQPAALAALEPTPPVLAISIAAPDRKDDVKLGQALARLHEEDPSLMMVQNAQTHDTVLWGQGEMHLRVASERLHDRFGVKVTSHPPAIGYQETIRKPITQRGRHKKQSGGHGQFGDVVLDIRPQPRGDGFKFTEKVVGGAVPRNYIGAVEEGVVDGLTRGPLGFPVTDLVVTLTDGSYHSVDSSDLAFRTAARIGLNEGLPQCQPVLLEPIHMVEIVCPTDATAKINAILSARRGQILGFDTRDGWSGWDCVRAMMPEAEIGELIVELRSATAGAGSFTRQFDHMAEVIGRAADQIIAAHRVAA; encoded by the coding sequence ATGGGACAAGACGTCAGAAGTCCCCGAGGTCCACGGTGCATTGCGCTGGTGGGCCCATTCCAAAGCGGTAAAACCACACTTCTCGAAGCGATACTGGCGCGAACGGGCGCAATCCCGCGCGCCGGCAGCGTCGACGCCGGAACTTCCGTCGGCGACGCAAGTGCCGAGGCCCGTCTTCACAAGATGACCGTCGGGCTCACTGCCGTCACCACGAGTTTCATGGGCGACAGCTACACCTTTCTCGATTGTCCCGGTTCCGTCGAATTCGCTCACGACATGCGCGCCGCGCTGCCCGCGGTCGACGCCGCGGTGGTGGTTTGCGAGGCGGACGAGAAGAAGCTGCCGCAGCTTCAGATCATCCTGCGCGAGCTGGAGGAGCTGAAGGTCCCGCGTTTCCTGTTCCTCAACAAGATCGACCGCGCCAACAAGCGCATCCGCGAGACGCTCGCGACGCTCCAGCCGGCCTCGCGTGTGCCGCTGGTGCTGCGCCAGATCCCGATCTGGAAGGACGAGCTGATCGAAGGCTTCGTCGATCTCGCGCTGGAGCGCGCCTTCATCTATCGCGAGCACAAGGCCTCCGAGGTGATCGCGCTCAAGGGCGGCGATCTCGACCGCGAGAAGGAAGCCCGCTTCTCGATGCTGGAGAAGCTCGCCGACCACGACGACGCGCTGATGGAGCAGTTGCTCGAAGACATCCAGCCGCCGCGCGATGCCGTGTTCGACGATCTCGCCCGCGAATTGCGCGAAGGGCTGATCTGTCCGGTGCTGCTAGGCGCCGCGGCGCGCGAAAACGGCGTGCTGCGTCTGATGAAGGCGCTGCGCCACGAGGCCCCTGGCATTGCCGAGACCGCAAAACGTCTCGGTGTGCCCGAGAGCAAGGATGCGCTCGGCTATGTCTTCAAGACGCTGCATTCGCAGCACGGCGGAAAACTGTCGCTGACGCGGCTGCTCGCCGGCCATCTCGACGACGGTGCGACGCTGCAATCCTCCTCCGGAGGAGCGAGCCGCGTCGCCGGCATCCTCGCCGTCAACGGCGCCTACGACACCAAGCGTGCCGCGGCTGAAGCCGGCGACACGGTGGCGCTCGGCAAGCTCGACCCGATCAAGACCGGCGACACCGTCTCGAACGGCAAGACCCAGCCGGCCGCGCTGGCCGCTCTCGAGCCGACACCGCCGGTGCTCGCGATCTCGATCGCGGCCCCCGACCGCAAGGATGACGTCAAACTCGGCCAGGCGCTGGCGCGCCTGCACGAGGAAGATCCGTCGCTGATGATGGTGCAGAATGCGCAGACCCACGACACCGTGTTGTGGGGGCAGGGCGAGATGCATCTGCGTGTGGCCAGCGAGCGGCTGCACGACCGCTTCGGCGTCAAGGTCACGTCGCATCCGCCCGCGATCGGCTATCAGGAGACCATCCGCAAGCCGATCACCCAGCGCGGACGTCACAAGAAGCAGTCCGGCGGCCACGGCCAGTTCGGCGACGTCGTGCTCGACATCAGGCCGCAGCCACGCGGCGACGGCTTCAAGTTCACTGAGAAGGTGGTCGGCGGCGCGGTGCCGCGCAACTACATCGGCGCGGTGGAGGAAGGTGTCGTCGACGGATTGACGCGCGGTCCGCTCGGTTTTCCCGTCACCGATTTGGTGGTGACGCTGACCGACGGTTCCTATCACAGCGTCGACTCCTCCGACCTTGCCTTCCGTACGGCGGCGCGGATCGGGCTCAACGAAGGCCTGCCGCAATGCCAGCCGGTGCTGCTGGAGCCGATCCACATGGTCGAGATCGTCTGCCCGACCGATGCCACCGCCAAGATCAACGCGATCCTGTCGGCGCGGCGCGGGCAGATCCTCGGCTTCGACACCCGCGACGGCTGGAGTGGCTGGGACTGTGTCCGCGCCATGATGCCGGAAGCCGAGATCGGCGAACTCATCGTCGAGCTGCGCTCGGCCACGGCCGGTGCCGGCAGCTTCACCCGTCAGTTCGACCACATGGCCGAGGTCATCGGGCGCGCCGCCGACCAGATCATCGCCGCGCATCGCGTCGCGGCGTGA
- a CDS encoding DUF992 domain-containing protein encodes MRRSFPLAGLAVASIVASVAGSNAQQRMVQVGVLECRGGASVGFIVGSVTNLGCVLRVDGLPDDRYVATIRKVGLDIGITQETALAWGVFAPVNRLGPGDLAGNYAGAQGSASVGVGLGGNVLVGGSSNSIALQPLSVQGQVGLNIAAGLESLELRPGR; translated from the coding sequence ATGCGCCGTTCATTCCCCCTCGCTGGGCTCGCCGTCGCCAGCATCGTTGCCTCCGTGGCAGGTAGCAACGCGCAGCAGCGGATGGTGCAGGTCGGCGTGCTCGAATGCCGCGGCGGTGCCAGCGTCGGCTTCATCGTGGGTTCCGTGACAAATCTCGGCTGCGTGCTGCGCGTCGATGGTTTGCCGGACGACCGTTACGTCGCGACCATTCGCAAAGTCGGCCTCGACATCGGCATCACCCAGGAGACGGCACTGGCGTGGGGTGTGTTCGCACCGGTAAATCGGCTCGGACCCGGCGACCTCGCGGGCAATTATGCCGGTGCGCAAGGCAGCGCGTCGGTCGGCGTCGGCCTCGGCGGCAACGTGCTGGTCGGCGGCTCCAGCAATTCCATCGCGCTCCAGCCGCTCAGCGTGCAGGGCCAGGTCGGCCTCAACATCGCGGCCGGTCTGGAGAGCCTGGAACTCCGTCCGGGCCGTTAA